A stretch of DNA from Hippopotamus amphibius kiboko isolate mHipAmp2 chromosome 5, mHipAmp2.hap2, whole genome shotgun sequence:
TTAAGCTTTCCAAAAGCCCGGTCGGTCGGGAAAGCCGCTGTAAACTGCAGCCCGAGCTCCCTAGATCCATCCAGGAAGGAGAGTGGGGGCTTTCTGCGGCGGGGGTGGAGGCGGCCTGCCTGGTGGCCGAGCTCCCCCGCTGGGCTGGCAGGGCCAGCCTACCATCCCTTTGTCCCTCCAAACTGGCTGCTTGCTGCCCTTCTCAGCTTCCAAGGAAAGGGAATGTATGCCTGACTCCTCCTGGGAGGAGTCCAGCACCCTTGGGTTTTGGGGAAGAGAGACGAGGCTAAGCTGGTCATGGGGGAATTCATCTTCAGACATCAGAGGGCTGATGCCCACTTCTCTCCTTGCAATTATAGGAGGCTTCTCAGGTTCCCTGGTCCCTGCCTGGTGGGCAGGAGCAGGAGCTGGAGGGCCCAAGAGCAAAGGCTTAGGGTGTTTAGCCAGGACAGGAAGAATCTGGGGGAGAAGAGCAGAGAAGTCCCAGTTGCTTCCTTAGGGGCCCCAGGAAGGGACAGAGGGCTCCATCTCTATCTGCCCTGTTTGGCCAGAATCCTCAGAATGGAatcctctcccctcttcttcaGTCAGTGTCATTCCTGGCTCTTAAAAGTAGTTGCTCCTTGCCCTGGACGGTGGACCGGGAGAGGCCTGAGCAGACTGGCTGGGTCCaagaggaggtgggtgggaggggaggtgacAGCTGCATTTCCCTGGCTGACTTGGAGCCAGACTGAGGACTTGGCTACTGGGTCCCAGCTCTGTGCTTCTGTGGAGGGGGCAGGTAGTCACAGGCTGGGCAGTGAGGGCTGCCTTGCTGACCTGTGCCCATCACCTCGCGTTAGTTTCGGGGGCAGGTAGTCACAGGCTGGGCAGTGAGGGCTGCCTTGCCGACCTGTGCCCATCACCTCGCATTAGTTTCAGGGACAGAGAACCTTTTCAGTACAGGCTGGGAGGCAGCCCTGGGagtccccaaacttttttttttaaggagggaaaAGGCTACACTGGGGAAGGCAGGAGACCCAGCCCCTTCTGTCCCATCCCAAACAGCTAAGTTGGCCTCCACTCCCTTCTTGGTGACAGCCTCAAAGAAAGGAGTTGTGCAGAGAGTGGACAGGGACCAGGGCTTCTGTGGCAAGCTGGCTGTctaaggggagaggggagagggaaaagggcaCAAAATTCAGCTCCCTATCTCCTGGCTCTCATGTGAGAGGCAAGCACACCAaattttctctcctcctcacctACAGAAAGTGTTTGGTCGCTGGGCTGAGGAGCCCATGCTGCTGGAGGGTGAAAGAAAAGACTATTGAGTTGTTGATTTCTGAACACTGGGGCTGGGGACTGAGGTGACTGGGAAGCCTGGGGAAGAGACAGCATCCTCCCAGCTGGTGTCTGAGGTTCTGGGAAAGCAGCCGGCCATGGGCTGTGTGTGTAGGGAGAGCTGTCCTCATCCCTATCACCTTCTTAGCAgagcggtggggcgggggggaagccTGTGGGTTAGAACCGAGGTACCAGAAACAAGAGAGAGTGCTTTTATGTTTGACCTCAGGAGTGGAGGTCACCAATGCACCCTGGATGTTTGTAGTGATCTGTGAGGCATGTGCATATAATATTTTGAGTTGGAATAATCCTCAAAGATCTTTTGATTAGCAGTGGAATTCTAGTCATTAAAATTTACGTGAAGCCTCGACATAAAAGTCATTACTGTCATTACTGGTTTTAAAAGAGGGTCTTTTCAGTTTGATGGCTCCAAGACCCCTCTGCAGAAACCAGTTCATATACCATGACCTCATCCACCCCCTTTCTGTAAACCCAGGTAAGGGGTCTGAAGCCCAGAAATGGGACTTGACTTTCCCAGAGTTGCACAGCATATTAGTGGCTGGAGCCCATGGCTTGGGTATCTGGCCCTTGGAGCAGTTGCTTCTGGGATCGGCCAGCTGGGATGGGGACGTGGAGCACTGGGCGTCAGGGAGCTGCTGTAACCAACCCCCTACCTTCCCTGACAGCAAAGCTTATTGTGGAGACAGACACCTTTGGGAGCCGGGTTCGAGTCCGAGGAGCTGAGACAGGCCTCTACATCTGCATGAACAAAAAGGGGAAGCTGATTGCCAAGGTGAGGTCCTAGAAGGAAGGTAGGGGGCggctggggcctggggaggaCACTGGGCTGGCTGAGCTCCTCCAGGATCCCAACAAAGTGGACAGAGACAGAGGGCCACCTTGGGGTTACCTAATGATTGGAagggggggaggtggaggaggtgagggaggaggaaacagagatgaaaagCTGTAAAggcaaaggaggaagaaggaaggctagggaaggggcggtggggggggggttgtcggTAAATTCCATATATCTTTTTAACAAATCGCCAAATTGCTTTGCTATTATGTCCAATTACATGGTACCAGCATTTGGAATGTTCAGTAAGCCGCAGGCCCAGCCCCTCGGCCGAGCTCTGAAATGGCCCCATTAGTCACGGCTCCTCTCCAGCCTCGAACTCCCGGCTTCCTGAGCTTCTGCAGCTTGGGACTCAGCATCTTCTCACCAACCTTCCCTCCCCCATAGGGTGGCAGCCCTGGGGCTGCAGGCTGGCATTCTGAGGGGCTgaggggggcaggtggggaaaCGGGTGCTAGCATATTGGGCCAGACTGGTGGGCAGGAGGCCAGGGCAGGCAGGGGCCGGgccccctctctgcctctctgtgttGGGGCCCAGCCCCTCGGTAGACAGCCATGTGTCACTGCTACCCGGGAGGACAGGAAGTTGCCGGGTGGGCTGCAAGTTGTGGGGGATTAGAGAGCGGGTGCCCACCCTGCCATCTGCTGGGGTGCCCACCTGCTGTCTGGGGCTGCCTGCCCTCTGCCTCTGATGAGGGGGGCGCCTCCGGACAGAGCCCGGTGACACCGTGTCTGGCCCCCCCCCACCTGCAGAGCAACGGCAAAGGCAAAGATTGTGTGTTCACGGAGATCGTGCTGGAGAACAACTACACGGCCCTGCAGAACGCCAAGTACGAGGGCTGGTACATGGCCTTCACGCGCAAGGGCCGGCCCCGCAAGGGCTCCAAGACACGGCAGCACCAGCGCGAGGTCCATTTCATGAAGCGGCTGCCCCGCGGCCACCACACCACCGAGCAGAGCCTGCGCTTCGAGTTCCTCAACTACCCACCCTTCACGCGCAGCCTGCGCGGCAGCCAGAGGACTTGGGCCCCCGAGCCCCGATAGGCCCtgcccggcccctccccgccgCTCCCAGCGCCCGCCCGGGGTTTCCTCTCGTGCAGGGAGAGGTCTGCGCTACTGAAggctggggaggagctgggagagccCCGGGCTCTAGTTGTTGATAATTGTttgctgttgggtttttttgttgttgttgtttttttaaacaaaagagagGCTCTATTTTTGTATTCCACTTGGCTATGGTGTCTGACTTCTTAACTCTCAAGGAGGCCGGTGAGTGGCCTAGACGGATTCCGGCgggagggcggggggcggcggggaggggggatTTCCTGGGCAAGGGGGGCTTTTCCTAGTCCCTCAGAGGCGCTCCTGAGACCCCAGCAGCTGCAGGGCAAGACTGCTAGGCCGCCAGGGGCTCCACTGCACccccaggtgggggcagggaggaaagagCCTGGACTTCAGGTCTTTCAGGGACGGCTGTCAGTGGAGTGTGGTCGTGTATTAGTTGCTATTAAAtgactgaaatatttatttaactggcGTATTAAAAATGTGTGTTGCAGAGTGAGTTCTCCCGGGGTCAGCCCCCTTCCCCTGTGCCGCCCAGCTGGCAGGCAGCTGAGAGATGCAGCAAATCAGGCAGCAGCTTTGACTGTAGACTGCCTTCTACCTAAGGATCCACACCTGTCGGCTCTCCTTATAGTCCCTGGAGGGGTTTTCCTGGGAGGACAGAAGTAGGGAAAGAGGCAAAAGAGGCTCTTAGCTGCTCCTGGGACCTCTCAGACGTGGACTTTTAATAGGAGTCCTTGCTAACACTTCCCCAGGCCACCTTTGGGCCAGAAATGATGACTTTGCTAGGACCAGAGCTGTAATCATGGATTCAGTGGGTCCTTTAACAAGTGCTTTTCTGCGTGTGCCTTGGTCTGTGCGAGAGACAGATTAGAGATGCCAGAGCTAGTTCTTTGTGTATCAGGCtccagaaaatgaaagcaaagagcAGGTGCCAGGGTCCAAGGTGGGGGTATGTTGGAGGGGGGGCTGCCAAGGTTGGTGTTGACAATTGTGACATGAAACAAGTGTTAACTTTGGGATATCTGGTTAGAAAGCTGTGAGCAGAAGGTGCCGAGCTCAGGTGCTGCAAAAGAGCCCAGGGGACTGTGGTCCAGGGAGAGGCTGCCAGCCTTGGTGAGACTGGGCCTAGAGGGAGAGGAACTGGCATTGGCTGGGAAGGGAAGCTCACAGGCCTAGAGCAGAATTCAAACTCTGGACAGGGGGAGAAGCAGCAGGTGGTATATCAGAAGGACTAGCCTGTGAGCAAGGATTGCTATGGAGGAAGGAAGACCAGGTCATGCTATGGCAATGGTAGAGCAGGTCATTCATGGCGCTGGCAAGAGGACTGGCCTttggtgggtggaggggtgggttATTGGAAGTGGACTGGTGAGATTGGCATCACACTGCCCTGAAGAGAGCCCAAGCCCAGAGGCAGCAGGTCTGAGGTCAGAGCTGGGCCAGTCTTCGTACCTGAGCCTCTTGTTCTGGTTGCTTCTGCTGTCTTCTTTGGGCTGGTGCCATAGCCCAGTTACTGGACCAATCCAGAAACctcttctctctgggcctctgttcttTGGTACCTCCTTTGGGTGGAGAGCAACCCAAGGCTTCCTAACGATGTGGGCCTCCCAAAGTTGCAGACACAAGTCCCAGGCTCAGGCCATCCAGATGGATCAGGAATGCCAGGGCTCAGTGGGAAGCCTTGGAGTAGAGAAGTTGGGGTACCATGGGGCCTCTCTGGCCTGCTATGGGGGTGCGGGGGCTCTGGATAGAGTCGATTTCTCCTGGTGCATGGATACtggggatgtggggagggggctcTAGACCTCTCTCTTCCAGCTCCCCCAGCTCTTAGTGCCTCCTCTTCTGCTGCATCCCCTCCCCCTTTAATTAATTCTGGGTGAGCAGCCTGGCTTTATTGTGCAAGGAGCTGGGGTCTCACTGTGGGAAAAGTCACACCTTCTGAGCAGCTTCTGATGCCATGCAAATGAAGAGACCGTCCAGGAAACGCTTTCATCTGCACGGCCGCCtgtccagcccccagcccagtaATTACCCACATTTCATTTGTTTGAGAGCAATTCCTGGGGGAAACCACAGGGTAGGAGGGAGTCTGGGGGGTGGATGGAATGTCAGGCTCTCCCTGCCTGTGATCCTGGCCACAAAGTGGGGCCAACCTGGGCCAAGGTGGTCACTCGCTAGGCCGAAGCTACCCTGAAGCCCTCAGGCTGGGGATGTCTGAGTGCTCTAGGGTGGTGGGGTGGAACTGGGCCATGGTTGCAAACAGGGAGAAGAGGTAGGTTGTCCAGAGTGCCGGACCTGCCtcatggagaagagagagatgacTGATGGGGGAGTAGAGGTGGGCAGGAGGGTGGCGATCTGGTCCTTGAGGTGGCTTGAGGATTTGGGAAGGGGTTGACTCCCAGCAGGACCCCTGACCACGGACCCTGGGGAGCTAAGGCCAGAGCACCCACCACCTTGTTTATCTTTGCATTGCTGCCTCCACAGAGCCCTCGCTAATGGGGTTTTACAGCCCACTCAAGCTGCAACTGGCCAAGAATCAATCATTACCGGCACTTAGTGGTTTGATAGTTAACAGCCTGAACTGAAGCCAAACTGGTTGTTAACTGTGATAACAACTGATTTCAAGGGGTTATTGCCGGCCCAATATGCTCAGCCCATTTATTTCGGGGAAAACAAGCAGGGAGCTGTTGCAAGGCCCAAGAAAAGGGAGGAGGATAGGGCCTTCCTCAGCCAAAAGGCTTGCCGCTCTGTCTCAGCGTAGGTGCTCGCCGTGAGGGCCCCGGGGGCCCGGCTGAGGTGTGCGTGGAGACCTGGCCTCCCAGAACTCGCTGAGGAGCTGTGTGTGGGCCCAGGTGATCCACGCAGAAGGCCCTCTCcggtcctcccctctccccagttcTTACGTCACCCTGATTCCCCACGTCCCCTCGCCTCCTCTCCTTACAGCAGTGATTCCCCGTGAGGCCCTCAGCTCTCCATGAGGAGGAGCCTGGGCCTAGTGGCCAGGCCTACACTTGTTCCCACTCAGCAGGTGGGGCTGGACCTCTTCACCCATTCCGTCCTCACCCGGGGCTGCCAGAGCCCAGCCAAGTCCAAGCCAGAACCTTGCCTTTCATTTCAAAGTCAGTGATGACTCCACCCAAGCCTTGACTAGAAAGGATGCACGAGAACTCTCTCCTCTCACCCCAGCAGGTCCTGTCCATCCCCACCTACTATCCTCAGCTGAATGGCAACAGGTGAGGTGACGGCCAAGCATCATTATAGAAAGCTGCTGTAGCAAAGGACCCCAGGAGTTCTCCACCATCTACAGATAGATAAACTGAGGTCcagaagtcacacagccagcGTGAAAGCGAGTATGAGAAATCAGGTCTCAACTCCCAGACCCCGGCTGCCTTTGAAGACTGTAGGTCTTTCTCTAATTCATTTTTTCAGtcactatttattgagtgcctattgtgtgccaggctctgttctggaTAGAGGGGACAAAGCAGGAAATAAGAGACAAAAACTCTGTCATTATGGAGCTCATATGCTAgtaggagagtgggggtgggtgagAATAGTATATAGTTTATCAGACCCTGACAACCACTACAGAGAAAAATAGAGGGAATAAGTGTGGAAGGTGGGGTAGGGTAGTAACAATTTTGGGCAGGGTGGTCAAAGAAGGCCTCACTGAAAACTTAATGCTTGAGCAGACACCTGACAGCGGTAAGGCACGCACGTATCTGGGTGAGGAGCCATCCAGGTAGAGGGACCAGCAAGTACAGGCTTATAGCGTTAGAAGAAgagggaggccagtgtggctggagcagagtgaaagCAGGATACAGGTGTAGCATGTGTGGTGTGAGTGTAGTGGGGCGGGGAGAATGATGGAAGCTGAGGTGAGACAGAAGAGGTGGTGGTGAGGGCAGATCATGTAGGGGCGTTGAAAAGACTTTAGTCTTGAGCCTGAATGAGACAGCAAACCACTGTGGGGTTTTGAGCACTAAAGTGACATGATCAGAATTAAGTTTTATTAATAACAAGATTGCTTTGCCTGCTGTGTTGAAAATAGACATAGTGGGGTAAAGGAGActaatgaagtttttgcagtaaTCGTGACGAGAGATGATAGGGGATTGAAGGTGGTAGGAAGAGATTGGAATTCGGGACATATTTTTGCAAGTAGGGATGTGCTGATGGATTTGGATGTGGTttgtgagagaaaaagaggagtcTAGGGGTTTCCAAAGTTTCTAGCCTGAGAGATGGAAAGGATGGAGAGGCCCTTTATTGAGATGAAGAAGATTCTAGAAGGGGCAGATTTTGAGGGGAAGAGTAGGAGTTTAATTTTGGACCCATTAAGTCTGAGCTGACTAAATATTCAAGTGGAGATGTTGAGTAGGCAGTTGCATGTGAGTCTGGAATTCAAGGGAGAGGTCTCGtgaagatataaatttgggagtatTCAACTCACGATTTTTAAAACCAGGGGATGGAATGGATTTCCTAGGGAGTGAGCAtagctagagaagagaagagagccaAACCCGAGCCTTGGTATCCTCCAAACATTTAGAGGTCAAGGTGAAGGGGGGAACCGGCAAATATAGTGGCTCATGAGGTAGGTGGGAGGAAAACAGAGGGTGTGTGTCCTGATGATATGGGAAAAATCCAAGAGTTTCTGAGCCCAAAGCTTTAAGTGGGGTTTGGGTAGAGTTTTACTGTCATCAgctgtctcccttccctcctaTCCCCGACCAATCACAGGGTCAAAAGAAAGTAGCCAACACACAAGGGGGTTATTGGTTTCACCTGGGCatctctttgacttctttcagcTTCCCCCACCTCTCATCCTGCTGCCTTTACCTCCGGAACACATCTCAAATCTAGCCCATCTACTCTTCTGTTTATCTGCTGCCACCTCCCTGCTCCAAGTCATCATCAGCTCTTGTCTGGCTGACGGCAACAGCCCCCTAACTGCTTTCTCTGGTTCCTCTCATATCCCTCTACAATCCTTTCTGTACTCAGTAGCCAGAACTTCCAAAGCACAAATCTGATCATGGTACTTCTGCCACATCTAGCACTGAATTCAGACTCTTCTCCATGGCCTGCGTGGTCCCCTCCATTCTCTGGTCCCTGTCTGCCTATCCTCTCACCCGCGGCACCCTGGCCACATCTCCTTCCAGCTTCTCAAACAAGCCAGGCTCCCATCTGCCTCAGAGCCTGTGCACTGTTGTTCTCTCTGCTTGGAATGCTTTTCCTCTAGGTTGTTGGAGGGCTGACTGCTCATTACGTAGGTCTCTGCTGTCATtctctgctctcttttctttattaCACTTATTACTATCTGACATCATCTTCTTATTTGTTTACTCACTTTTGGTTGGCCTATTCCTCCCAAGAGAGCGGGGACTTTGACTTGGCTCACGATGAATGTCCagtgcctaggacagtgcctggcacattgtaggtgttcagtaaacattGGTTGAGGCAATCAACTCATAAAATGAGAGTAGATATGGAGGCTGTTGAATGGAAAAGGTGGGGTGGGGATTCTCTGCATCCAGGAATTGGGTCAGGATTTAGGAGATGCCTGAAGGTCAGGGAGACTTGAGGATGGTTCTGAGATGGGTGACCCTTTAACCCCATCTGGACATCACAGTCTTACTAAAAGAGGGTCCAAGGCTATCTGGCACAAACTCACTCCCATTTTCTCAAACTGAAACAAGCATCTCCAAAACCTTACAAAAGAGCATCTAAGAGGACCTGTTGGGATGGATGTCTCAGAACCTCCCAAAATTCTGCTTCCTTCCCCGCTGCTGGGTTTCCATAGCAACCAGCGGATTTAAAAGGAGAGAGTGAAGGGGAATTAAGAGCCagagagagcagaggagagaggaggagtaAGTGGTAGCAAGACAAATGGGGAGCTGGCAAGAACTGTGAGGATCCCCAAGTCCCACGTTACTGTGGGAGGTTGTGCCAGTAAGGTCCCTTTGGTTTCCCCCTTCCCCATCTGGATCTCTTGCCGACCTTCAAGAACTAACTGTCCATCTGTGCAGGCCCTAGAGCTGACCCCCATGCATGCCCccctcctcctggctggcagatgCTAGATGAAACAATGCAGGACAGATGTTACTGAAACAAGTTGGGGCCACTGGATTGGTCTGGGggttccctttccctcccttccttggctgaGTATGATGCGGGGAGGACCTGGGGGGAGGAGAGTCAGGGTATGATCCTTTGCCAAGCAAGGTCACAAGCTTTGGCACTTGGGGATTAAGGGCAGACCCCCAATCATGAAGGATCAGATGGGCTCTAGCTAGGGCCTGGCTGAAGGTGTTCAAACAAGGGATCGCCTGGACACTGCTTTGAGGGagcaaggagaagcctgcatGCACAGAACTCAGCACTGTTTGCAGCCTCCTCCTACCTTGAGTCCAGAGGACCAGAAAATGCCTGGGCCTGCAGCCTGGGAGCAGCAGAAGCATGAGCCCTCGAGGAGCCGGGGCACTGGGCCCTGAGGCCCAAGCCAGCTGCCTGGAAAACCAGCCAGTGACTTCTAAGGGTGGGAGTAGCCAGGGCCAACACCAAATTCCAGCTGTCCCTCTGTCTGCCTGCAGGCACACAGCTCCCAAACACCCAGGCTCAAAACCTCTACCTTCTTGGACTCCTCCCTGTTTCCAGCCACGGACATTTAATCATTTCAATTGGACAGACATGACCAACTCTCTTTCCTCACAGAGAAATCCCCCTGTCCCATCACAACCTACACTGGGTCATTTCACGCCCTCCCACCTGTCTCCTTGGGCTTTTTTGTatcacctccccctccctgcctcccgtAGCCCTCAGTAATGAAGAGCAAACTCATTCAATATTCATCATGGGTAATACCCCATGTAGGATCTGCCTGATCGCGCTTCTGATAGGGGAGCCAGGTCAGTGGGATGCTGGGTCTTAGGCTTCTGAGGGCTGGGGCTGACTTCTCTGCCTTGGGCTCAGGTTCCAGTCACTCCCATTAAGCCAGGCCCGATCCTccctggtggggtggggaatcCTGGGCAGAGTAGAAGAGGGGCTTCCTGAGAGGAATTGCTAGCAGTCCAGGGAGGGCGAGGCGGCTTCTAGGGGCACTCCTAAGCCGGGCATGACTGGTAGCTGGGGCTCTGGATAAAAGCTGAAGACAAGGTGAGCCGTGACTGAAAGGCTGAAGGTTTGCGCTGAGTGAGGAGGGTCAGGGCCTAAGCATGCAGTGTCTGGAATGGTTATTTTTGCCCCGGGGAGCCTAGTTAAGACGGGAGTGTGCACAGGTGTGTGAGGGAGGGGAGGTCCAGTGTTGGTGGTGGGCCCTCTCCAGGAGCCTGCACAGGAAGCAGGCCTCCGTGTGGGGGCAGTTTCATCAAAAGCagacagagggaagggaaggaagccttCTCGTCCTCCCCCTGACACCCCTGGAGTTTGCACTGACCACTGACACTCAGGAggcaccccgcccccaccccctagGCCTCAGTGAAGTCCGAGAAGGAATTCAGAGCGATGGCGCCGGGAGCAACCAGAACTCAGCtgtggctttggagtcagatggagCCAAGTTAAATCCAGGCCCTGCCGCTCCCTGACTGTGTGAGCCTCTCTAGGCCTCAATTTCTttacctgcaaaatggggacCATGCTCCACCCTATAGAGCTGTCACGAGGCGTGTGTAAGGGGTCCTGCAAACTGTCCTAACAAGGGTTCCTCACACATGGTGGCTGCTGTGGGGACAGACtctgggctggggcggggggaggttcGGGCCAGTTGAGCGAAGCGTCTGGGAACCCAGGTGTGTGCCGGGATCACATCCAAGGGCCACCGTGAGGAGCCGGGAGGGAGGCAGAATCTCCAGGGGGCTGTGTTCCTGCGCCCAAGGTAGCCAGGAAGCTGGGTGAGATAAAGGGCGAGTCCCTGAAACACATAAATCTGATCACACTCTCCCTTCCACTCACTGGAGCAGGTGTGCCAGCCAAAGGCCTGGGCCCCAGAGAccggggggaagggagggtgcaGAGACGCTGGTGTCCTGCAAGGCGGAGGGGCTTCCTGGGTCACCCCCGAGGCCCTCGTGCAGGTCCTTCCTGCCCTGGTCCTTGGACCCGGCCTTGCCTTCCTCTCCTAACCCCCAAAGCAGCAAGCTGGGGAGAGAGTCAAGTCTGAGTTGTCTGGAGTTGGGAAGAATTCAAGGAGAGGCTCACGGTGAACACAGAGCATCAACACTCAAGGCTTCTTATCTTTGCTCCCGCCTCTTTCTTCCCCCAGGGCCTCGCACTGCTACACAGCCAATCCACTGGACACTTCCCCTACGCCAGGCATTCAAGCAAGCGTTGGGAGGCAACGGTGAGCAAGGGAGACGGACCCCTGACTCCCGAAGCTTCCCTTCCAGTGCTCACGGCTGCCGTTAGGCAGTCAGCTCCGATGAGGTGTGGGAAAGGCCGAGACAGAGGAAGAGCAGGGGTTGGGCGAGGAAAGGGGTCCAGGGAAGGAGGGCAGATGGCTCGGGATTGAGGCCATGCTGGCTCTGAGGCCACCGGGTGGGAGATCCTGATGGAGCTCAGCTTGACTCCTCTCAGCCCCAGCTCAGTCCCGTGCACACTGAGTACTGAGGTGCTGGAGCCCAAGAGGAGGACAAGGCACGGCCCCTCCTTCGGGCTGCCCCCAGGTACTGGGGTTCGCAGATGAGTAACCCCGCGGTTGCCCTACGACAGGGCGTGGACAGCAGTGGGTTCGCACCTGGTGCTCTGCTCACTGACTCATAAAAGCcctcacagaggagacaggagcTGGGAATGCGTGGCTGTGGAATCCTCAGGGAAATTCCTCTCTCCTgaaccttaatttcctcatctagtAGGCAAAAGGGTTGACCTAGattatttgttttcaaaaaatttttagcGGCAGAACTTTATTTCCTGAGGAAAACCTGTATAGAGGGGTATTTCATAAAGTAGATGTAAACGATGTCTGCTTTGGTCAGCTCAGGGGTCGGGACCCCCTCTGGGTCGCTCTTCGTGCCCAATATCCCCCCTGGGGCGGGTGGTGAGGGAGACGGGAGACCTGAGCCCTGAGATGGGAGGTCCTCTCTGGCCTCCAGGGGAGGACGGTGGCAAGGAGCCTCCAGAGAGGACGGGCTGGGTGGGCTCAGGCCACCCCCTCGGCCCCGCTGGGAAGGTGCCGAGCCTGCTCCCTCCTCAGAGCACCTGGACAAGCGGGCCTGTTCCCACAGCCTCTCAGAGAGGCTCCCGTCTCTTCCTGCACTGACCACTCACACCCAGGGATTATCCCAACCAGAAACTTCCATTTGGAACAAAGCTCCCAGGAATGAAACCCGAGCTGCCACGGAGAGGCTCCCAGGCTCCCTGGGAAGCggctgggaaagggagggaaaactTGCAAAGCACCGGGAGCCTCAGGGAGGCCGTGAAACTTGAAGACGAACGACCAGCCAGCGGACTGGTGCCGGGAGCTGCCACCGCCTGCTGCAGGAGCCGGGAAAGCGAGGGGGAAGTGCACCCCCAGGCTTTCCAGGGGAGGGTAATTGGTGCACCTGTGGCTAGGGCCAATATCCCCTGTGAGGCCCTCAGGGCTGGCCTGCGGTTCCTCAGGcggccccttcccctcctctccgccccgcccccctcccagcTGCTTCCACTTACTCCAGGGGCCACTGGCTCGGGCAGCGGCGGGCCTGCCAGCACACccgagggaggggagggaagaggaataaCCACAACTGCCGTTTACCGAGCACCCATCAGGTGCCAGGGTGCTGCGTGGGTTACTTCCCTTCCTCACGATGGCCCTGTGTGACCGGCGCCGTGTGACCGTGGGAGAAACTAACGCTAAGAGGAGTTAAGCAATTTGCCCCAAGTGATAGAGCTAGTTAGCGGTTAACCTAGGATCTGCCCGAGGCGCTAAAGCACCTTCTGCCACGCCAGGCTCTGAAGTCCTCAAATCCCTTATTAGGGCCCAAGAACCCCAGTTAATTTCAAAGTAAACTCTTTCTTCCCCCTCAAGCCATCATGTGTGACAAGGCAAATGCTGTGAGTGGTCATTTCTCCAGTTTGGATCTAGGTGACCTTGTGAAACTGATTTCACTGCCCTGgagctcagtctcctcatctgtaaaaaaggaTTCGTAATCGTGCCTACTTACAGGTGGAGGCCCAAACGGTCATGCAGATCAAGTACTCGGAGCAGTGCTGGGCACAGAGAAAGCTCTCAATACGTGCTAGTCTTGTTGTTAGAAgaattccccaccccctcccct
This window harbors:
- the FGF8 gene encoding fibroblast growth factor 8 isoform X2 yields the protein MGSPRSALSCLLLHLLVLCLQAQEGPGGGPALGRELASLFRAGRESQGVSQQHVREQSLVTDQLSRRLIRTYQLYSRTSGKHVQVLANKRINAMAEDGDPFAKLIVETDTFGSRVRVRGAETGLYICMNKKGKLIAKSNGKGKDCVFTEIVLENNYTALQNAKYEGWYMAFTRKGRPRKGSKTRQHQREVHFMKRLPRGHHTTEQSLRFEFLNYPPFTRSLRGSQRTWAPEPR
- the FGF8 gene encoding fibroblast growth factor 8 isoform X1 encodes the protein MGSPRSALSCLLLHLLVLCLQAQEGPGGGPALGRELASLFRAGRESQGVSQQVTVQSSPNFTQHVREQSLVTDQLSRRLIRTYQLYSRTSGKHVQVLANKRINAMAEDGDPFAKLIVETDTFGSRVRVRGAETGLYICMNKKGKLIAKSNGKGKDCVFTEIVLENNYTALQNAKYEGWYMAFTRKGRPRKGSKTRQHQREVHFMKRLPRGHHTTEQSLRFEFLNYPPFTRSLRGSQRTWAPEPR
- the FGF8 gene encoding fibroblast growth factor 8 isoform X3 codes for the protein MGSPRSALSCLLLHLLVLCLQAQVTVQSSPNFTQHVREQSLVTDQLSRRLIRTYQLYSRTSGKHVQVLANKRINAMAEDGDPFAKLIVETDTFGSRVRVRGAETGLYICMNKKGKLIAKSNGKGKDCVFTEIVLENNYTALQNAKYEGWYMAFTRKGRPRKGSKTRQHQREVHFMKRLPRGHHTTEQSLRFEFLNYPPFTRSLRGSQRTWAPEPR
- the FGF8 gene encoding fibroblast growth factor 8 isoform X4, with product MGSPRSALSCLLLHLLVLCLQAQHVREQSLVTDQLSRRLIRTYQLYSRTSGKHVQVLANKRINAMAEDGDPFAKLIVETDTFGSRVRVRGAETGLYICMNKKGKLIAKSNGKGKDCVFTEIVLENNYTALQNAKYEGWYMAFTRKGRPRKGSKTRQHQREVHFMKRLPRGHHTTEQSLRFEFLNYPPFTRSLRGSQRTWAPEPR